In the genome of Deltaproteobacteria bacterium, the window GCGTGCTGGTCGCACGTTCGAAGCGACCCGCTCGCCGGTGCAGAGCGCGCCCGGCGAGACGCTGGGGCTGGTGATGGTCGTCCGCGACGTTACCGACCGCTTGGCGAGGGAGAAGCACCACATGCACGAGGAGCGCATGAGTGAGGTCGGCAAGCTCGCCGCCACGGTTGCCCACGAGATCAACAATCTCATCGGAGTAGTTTCCCTGTACAGCCAGCACGCGTTAGCGAAGTTGTCACGGGAGAACCCCATCTTCCGCCACGTCGAGACGATTCGCCGAAGTGCGGAGGGATGCCGTGAGGTCGTCTGCACGCTGCTGAACCTGGCGCGCGCGCCGAAGCCAGTACGCTGCCGAGTAGACCTACGCCAACTTTGTCGCGACGCAATCGATTCGGTGCGACCGCTCGCGGCGCATGCTGGCGTGCGGCTCTCGAGTGGCAGCCACGCCAGCGACGTGCCAATCTGGGCAGAGGCCGATGCAGGCATGTTGCACCAAGCGGTTCTCGAGCTGGTAATGAACGTCATCGAGGCTGGTAGCGCGCGCGCGGAGATCTCGATCGGCGCCTACGAAACGCAGGACGGGGAAGCGACAGCGCATACCATCGAAGTGCGCGACACAGGCGCGGCTATCACGTCTGGCGAGGTCGAGCAGGCCCCCCCGGCCTTCTTCACCATCAAGGCGACGGATACGGGCCTGGGACTGTCCGTCGCCGAGAATATCGTCAAGAGCCACGACGGCCGGATTGAGGTCCAAGGCGTCGTCGGTACCGGATCGCTCTTCCGCATCGTGCTTCCGGATCGGACGACGGGAGCCGAGCTTTCGCCGGCTCCTGCGCCTCGGCGAGCGGACGGGCGGGTGGCGGAGCGTGACGCATGACGGGCGCGCGCATCTTGGTCGTAGATGACAACCGCGACATGGCGAATGGGATCGCTATGCTGCTCGGAGAGGCCGAGCTGAGCGCGGAGGTACACGTCGCATACTCTGCGAAACGCGCGCTAACTTTTCTCGAGGCGCGAGAGTATGACCTCGTATTGAGCGACATTCGAATGCCTGGCATGAGCGGAGTGGATCTGCTCACGAGTATCCGCTCACGTTGGCCGCGGACGAAGGTGGTCCTGCTCACAGCTTATGGAACGGTTGATTCGGCCGTCGGGGCGATGAAGCTCGGTGCTGGTGACTATCTGACCAAGCCCTTCGACAACGATGCGCTCGTGGACGTCGTTCGGCGCACTCTGGCGGCGGGAATCGCTTCTGGTGGGTTTGACCTCGCTGCCGTCGTGGGTGAAGTCGCCGGTGCGGTTTCTCGTCCCGAGGACCTGCTGCCCAGCCTGAGGAGCGCCCTAGACGTGCTACTGCGCGCCACGGGAGCGGACGACGGCGAGATCTTCCTGTGCGAGGCCGAAGGACGGGATCCAATTCTCTGCGCGTGGGCTGGACCGGACGGGGCCGCGATGGTCGACCGAGATCGCTTCACCATGGGCATCGGTTACCCAGGCATCGTCGTAGCGACGGGCAAGCCTTTGTGCACGAAGGGCGGACTCGCAGACGACCCCCGGTATGTCCGGCGAGTTGTCACCGATGCGGGGATCCGCTCATTGGTCGCCGCTCCTCTGCCGGATGTACGCGCGCCTCTGGGCTCGATCCATCTGATGTCTCGGCGCAGCGACTTCCCGGTCGACCGCGTGCTCGACTTGCTGGAGCACGCGGCGATCCCCATTAGCAACTCGGTACGTGCCGGACTCGCGGCGCTGCGGCAGACGGTAGACGAGGTTTGTGGGAACCTCGACGACCCGAGCCGACAGCCACTGCGCGTGCTCCTCGAGTCGTTCAGACAGGTCGCAGGAGCCCGCTGCGGCACGCTGGCGTTGATCGACCCACGCACCGGCCGTCCAGATCGCGTCGTGTCCACCGGCCCTGCGTCGCTGGTCTGTGGACAAGCCGAGGCGGGTTCCTGGGCGACCTGCCCCTCCGTCTTGGCAGCGCACGGCTTCGTCGCGAACCCGGGTCGTCGCCAATGGCCGGAATCCTGCCGGCGCGGACTCCCGCGACGCGCTGCGAGTCCCTGCTGTCTCCCACTCGTCGCAGGTAGCTTCCTCTACGGCATCGTCGTTCTCGACTTCGGG includes:
- a CDS encoding response regulator; this translates as MTGARILVVDDNRDMANGIAMLLGEAELSAEVHVAYSAKRALTFLEAREYDLVLSDIRMPGMSGVDLLTSIRSRWPRTKVVLLTAYGTVDSAVGAMKLGAGDYLTKPFDNDALVDVVRRTLAAGIASGGFDLAAVVGEVAGAVSRPEDLLPSLRSALDVLLRATGADDGEIFLCEAEGRDPILCAWAGPDGAAMVDRDRFTMGIGYPGIVVATGKPLCTKGGLADDPRYVRRVVTDAGIRSLVAAPLPDVRAPLGSIHLMSRRSDFPVDRVLDLLEHAAIPISNSVRAGLAALRQTVDEVCGNLDDPSRQPLRVLLESFRQVAGARCGTLALIDPRTGRPDRVVSTGPASLVCGQAEAGSWATCPSVLAAHGFVANPGRRQWPESCRRGLPRRAASPCCLPLVAGSFLYGIVVLDFGREGTAGATGQLVPLLTMAHQAAIRLQSQRGGLGADQARDSGGVSLASRAELELRCLGPFAVYLRGQPIAADAFTRSKALLLLKLLAMKRGAPVHREVLLEQLWPGVAPETGANRLHGVVHDLRSVIEPRRTEREWLYVRNRGDFYYFDLNAPVEIDVARFRQLATRGLRSSPGQEADLEEALELYRGDLFEDDPFAEWCAAEREDLREWYVKVVERLTQLYAKAGRKEEALTCLRRALRSSPFRDDLVLAQMELLTQLGRPGEAMTTYDDYQRRLKEEMDAAPSPDLQVFRRRLLGSVHESS